One window of Perca flavescens isolate YP-PL-M2 chromosome 6, PFLA_1.0, whole genome shotgun sequence genomic DNA carries:
- the igflr1 gene encoding IGF-like family receptor 1 yields MLVLCACLIYRKSKRGQHTVLTYSRKSSYVNSGFSPLSDPPGNNDLEGILSPSILSAPLQTVLDNLDVLEELVILLDPESQGVKNTKHLASLCSFPATWITYTYSMRESKSPLKAVLEGVTCRHPDLTVGYMAKLLRHMERNDAIAVLRKLGEDVMIV; encoded by the exons ATGCTTGTGTTATGTGCTTGTCTAATCTACAGGAAGAGTAAAAGAG GCCAGCACACAGTGTTGACTTACAGCAGAAAATCTTCATACGTCAATTCAGGGTTCTCTCCTCTGTCTGACCCACCTGGTAACAATGATCTGGAGGGGATTCTGA GTCCCAGCATCCTGTCAGCGCCTTTACAGACAGTGCTGGACAACCTGGATGTTTTAGAAGAGCTGGTGATTCTGTTGGATCCAGAAAGTCAGGGAGTAAAGAACACCAAACATCTGGCGTCTCTTTGCTCCTTCCCTGCCACCTGGATTACTTACACCTACTCTATGAGGGAGAGTAAGAGCCCTCTGAAAGCCGTGTTGGAGGGAGTCACCTGCAGGCACCCTGACTTGACAGTAGGGTACATGGCTAAGCTGCTCAGACATATGGAGCGCAATGATGCCATCGCTGTTCTTAGGAAATTAGGAGAGGATGTGATGATTGTGTGA